The genomic DNA GCTTGTCATAATAAACGTAGCCATCCTGTTAATCCAACAAAAGAAAGGTAGAGCGCAGCATATGAAAAAGACAATGGTCTGGATTTGCACGGGTATTCTCGCAGCCTCGGCTATCACGTACACAGGACTTATTGCGAACGTCTCTGCGCAGCATGCAGAGCCGCTGAGCACACAGCAGGAAGTACAAGCAACACAGCCTTCCCAAGCGACATTTAGCACAGAGGCGGTTAATTACGGTTCCTACGGTCAGGATGTATATGAACTGCAATCCCGTTTGAAGCTGTTGGGCTTTTTCGGGGCGGAAGTGGACAGTCATTTTGGCAGCAGTACATTGAAGGCTGTTAAGGGCTTTCAAAAAGAGTTTGGTATCACCCCTGACGGAGTGGTTGGGGCAAAAACAAAGCTAAAGCTGGTGAATGCAACCCCTAATTGGAAACCGACGGAAACGCCTTTACATCGTAAAAATGAGGCTTCTGCTCAGGGGAAGACAGCGGATAATAATAAACCGGATCAAAAAGATGAAACAATGGGATCAGCTAATACGATGGGACTGTCTGACAACGATCTCAAAATTATGGCTAACGCAGTCTATGGTGAATCCCGTGGCGAGCCGTTTGAAGGACAGGTTGCTGTGGCGGCAGTTATTTTGAACCGGGTCAAATCCCCCAGCTTTCCAAACACACCGTCTGGAGTGATTTTTCAACCGGGGGCCTTTACAGCGGTAGCTGATGGTCAAATCTGGCTCACGCCAAATGAAACTGCAACAAAGGCAGTTCGCCAGGCACTGAACGGCTGGGACCCAAGCGGAGGCTGCCTCTATTATTTTAATCCAAAAACAGCCACCTCCAAATGGATTTGGAGCCGCCCGCAGGTAAAGACGATTGGCCAGCATATTTTCTGCATGTAAACCACCGAAGCAGCCGGGAGCTTGTCTCCGGTTGCTTCTTGGCTTTTGCATCGTTAGAATAAAGATTGGCACACTTTACCTCCTTACAGGAAAAAGATTTACAGCGGCTCATGCTAATCAAAGGCTAGACGAAATTGACGTAACAAAGGAGTTTTGGACTTGAACAAAACAGGTTTCGAGCGTGGGACGCGCAGACAATTAAGGATTCATGTACTGCCAACCAAACGCTTCAAGACGTTTGCCATATCATTGTATGTAGGTACTCCACTACGAGAGGAAACGGTAACCCGAGTCGGACTGACCCCATTCTTATTGCGAAGGGGTACAGAATCATATCCGCAGACTACACAATTCAGAGAACAATTAGAGCAATTGTATGGCGCGGGCTTTGGATTTGATGTATATAAACGCGGAGATTATCAAATCGTACAATTTCGCATGGATACGATTAATGACAGCTTTGTCAACAGCTCGGACAGCTTGCTGGATCGTTCATTTGCTTTTCTCGGAGAGGTGTTGACAAAGCCTGCATTGGAGAATGGCGCATTTCACACCGGATACGTCCAGCAGGAACGGGAAAACGTACGTAAGAAGCTGGAATCTATAGTCAATGATAAAATCCGTTATGCTGGAGAGCGCTGCATGGAGGAAATGTGCAAAAATGAGCCTTATCGTCTGCATCCCCTCGGTCAGCGGTCTGATCTGAATAGTATAGATGCGCAAGGCTTGTATAAAGCTTATGGAGAATGGCTAAATAACGCCAACATGGATTTGTATGTGGTTGGAGATACAACGCTGGAGGAAGTGGAGAAGTTCGTAGACCGCTATTTCCAATTGAACCGTTCTGAAGAAAAGGGATATGCTCATGAACAACCAAAAGCGGTGGAGCGTGATGTACAAACGGTGGTGGAGCGTCTTGATGTAAATCAGGGCAAGCTAAACATGGGACTGCGCACCCCGATTACGTATGGTGACGATCGATACGCCTCCGCACTGATGTACAACGGTATTTTAGGCGGTTATCCTCACTCCAAGCTGTTCGTCAATGTGCGGGAGAAGGAAAGTTTGGCGTATTACGCCTCATCACGGTATGACGGGCACAAGGGCATAGGGACGATTCAATCCGGTATCGAAATACCCAACTATGAAAAAGCGGTTACCATTATTCGCAAGCAACTGGAAGATACGCAAAATGGTGCGATTACCGAGCTGGAAATGACCCAGACACAGGCGATGATCCGCAATTTATTGAAGGAAATGCAGGATTCCGCTTTTGAAATGATCGCTTACGATTTTAACAGACAGCTTTCCGGCAAAGATCGGACGGTAGATGAGTTGCTGAGCCAGGTGGAAGCTGTCAAGGTGGAGGATGTTCAGGATGCCGCCCGGACGTTCCGACTGGACACCATTTATTTCTTGAGAGACCAGAAGGGGGAATAGCGGGTGGAGCACATACCTTATGAGCATTTGCAGGAAACGCTGTACTATGAAGTGATGGATAACGGATTACACGTTTATGTGTTGCCCAAACCGGGATTCCAGAAGACATACGCTACATTTGCGACCAAATACGGCTCAGTCGATAATCATTTTCGTGTGGAAGGTCAGCAGCCGGTTAAGGTGCCGGATGGCATCGCCCATTTTTTGGAGCATAAAATGTTTGAAGAGCCTCAAGGTGATATTTTTGCTACTTTTTCCTCCAATGGGGCATCGGCCAATGCATTTACGAGCTTTGATCAAACGGTATATTTATTTTCCGCAACCGAGCATATTCAGGAGAATTTGACCACATTGGTCAATTTTGTACAACACCCTTACTTTACAGATGAAAATGTGGAGAAGGAAAAAGGCATTATCGGTCAGGAAATCAATATGTATGAGGATAATCCGGACTGGCGGAGTTACTTTGGCCTGATCGAAGCGCTATACAAGGTCCATCCGGTGCATATTGATATTGCGGGTACCGTTCAATCCATCAGCACGATTACGAAAGAAACACTGTATAGCTGTTATGAGGCTTTTTACCACCCGAGCAATATGATTCTTTTTGTGGTAGGCGGAGTGGACCCGGCGGAAGTAATAGAACTGGTGCGTAACAATCAGGC from Paenibacillus sp. FSL R10-2782 includes the following:
- the sleB gene encoding spore cortex-lytic enzyme, with amino-acid sequence MKKTMVWICTGILAASAITYTGLIANVSAQHAEPLSTQQEVQATQPSQATFSTEAVNYGSYGQDVYELQSRLKLLGFFGAEVDSHFGSSTLKAVKGFQKEFGITPDGVVGAKTKLKLVNATPNWKPTETPLHRKNEASAQGKTADNNKPDQKDETMGSANTMGLSDNDLKIMANAVYGESRGEPFEGQVAVAAVILNRVKSPSFPNTPSGVIFQPGAFTAVADGQIWLTPNETATKAVRQALNGWDPSGGCLYYFNPKTATSKWIWSRPQVKTIGQHIFCM
- a CDS encoding pitrilysin family protein, which gives rise to MNKTGFERGTRRQLRIHVLPTKRFKTFAISLYVGTPLREETVTRVGLTPFLLRRGTESYPQTTQFREQLEQLYGAGFGFDVYKRGDYQIVQFRMDTINDSFVNSSDSLLDRSFAFLGEVLTKPALENGAFHTGYVQQERENVRKKLESIVNDKIRYAGERCMEEMCKNEPYRLHPLGQRSDLNSIDAQGLYKAYGEWLNNANMDLYVVGDTTLEEVEKFVDRYFQLNRSEEKGYAHEQPKAVERDVQTVVERLDVNQGKLNMGLRTPITYGDDRYASALMYNGILGGYPHSKLFVNVREKESLAYYASSRYDGHKGIGTIQSGIEIPNYEKAVTIIRKQLEDTQNGAITELEMTQTQAMIRNLLKEMQDSAFEMIAYDFNRQLSGKDRTVDELLSQVEAVKVEDVQDAARTFRLDTIYFLRDQKGE
- a CDS encoding pitrilysin family protein produces the protein MEHIPYEHLQETLYYEVMDNGLHVYVLPKPGFQKTYATFATKYGSVDNHFRVEGQQPVKVPDGIAHFLEHKMFEEPQGDIFATFSSNGASANAFTSFDQTVYLFSATEHIQENLTTLVNFVQHPYFTDENVEKEKGIIGQEINMYEDNPDWRSYFGLIEALYKVHPVHIDIAGTVQSISTITKETLYSCYEAFYHPSNMILFVVGGVDPAEVIELVRNNQAKKDYKPQGEIERIFDEEPATVAEKRREVKLAVSLPKLLFGFKEAKVGLTGGELLRHDLETKLMLDLLFGSSTQLYQKLYDEDLISDSFGHEYNSTPQYAFSAIGGDTKDPDGLLARIRKEVSSIQKQGFTAEHFERARKKKIGGYLRMLNSPENIAHEFTRHRFRDSDFFQLLPVYESITLEDVNRRLKDHIQWDQMAISLVVSP